The following is a genomic window from Mycolicibacterium sp. TY81.
CGGAGGGCAGTGCAACGGGTTCGATTCCCACGCGCACACCGCAGCCCAGCAATGCGCACAGGTGACAGAGCACGAGGCACAACGCATCACCACGTGCAGATCTACGACAACGAGGGTGGGTGCGGGGTTACACCGCGATTTCAGTGCCAGGTTCTGGTCGGGCCGCGCCCGTTCGCCAAAGACAGGTCAGGCGCCGGCCAGCACTTCCGCGTTTACCCCGAGGGCGTCGTAGGTTGCCTTGGCTCTGGCATCGCGAGTGACCAGGACTGCACCGTGCTCACGAGCGGCCAACGCGACCAAGCCGTCATAGGTGGCGCCGCCCGCGACGCCACAACGGGCGAATTCGTGATGGGCACCGCGTCCCGTGTCGGCACCCAGTTGAAGGGGCTCCGGGAAGTTGTCGTCGATCAACGCCACCGCGTCGGCAGGGTCGACACGAGCATCGCCGGGCAGACGCGTCAGAACCGAGTATGTCTCGGCCAGCGCATGCCCGCTGAGCCCAAGACGTCGGCCCATTGCCCATTGCGAGACCGCGACGTGCTGCGGATGCGAGGACACAAGCAAGGGCACCGCGACGCTGGTATCGATTGCCGTGACCTGCTGCGACGTCAGCGTCGCCCCGAATCGATGAGCGCGAACATCATTTCATCGGTGACGACTGTGTCTGCGTTGGCGACGAGGCGTCCGTCCTTGTTTCGCACGAGGCGCGCGGAGCGGCCGCCGGGGACAATCTGCAGTCCAGGGCCATATGCCGAAATATCGACCGTCGAACCGGGCGTCAGTCCCAACGCGTCGCGGAGTTGCTTGGGCACCAAGATGCGGCCGCCCGAGTCGATTACCGCTTCCATGGGACTATGGTACCAGTGAAATCCCATTTTTGAGTTTGCGCTGTGCAGAAACGCTCGACACTGTGGAGAGCCTTGTCAGCCCTTCCGGCTAGTCTCGCAGCGTGGCGATAACGTCCGCGGTCCTGCGCTTCCGGCGTCTACAGCAGGAGGCGCCGGAATGGTCGCTGCTGAGGGCCCGAAACGCCGGGCTCATCATCGCCGTGGTCCAGGACTACTTTCCGCCGGAACGTCGTATACGCCCGGCGGCCGAGGTGGTAGCCGAACTCGATCATGATCTCGAACTCCTCCGCGAGACCGGAGCTGAATTCGAATCGACGGCAACAGGATACGTCGCCGCATGGGTGCACGACGGCTACTTGGTCCGGCGTCCCGGCCAGACGCGGGGGACCGAAACGTTGGTGCCATCGGCGGCAGCATTGAACGCTGCCGCAGTGGTGAACGGAATCGATGCGCCGCAGCGCGCCGCGTCGGCGTCACGGCTGGGGTCGATTGCCGCTAACCTCATTGCACTGCAACGTGATTCAGACCCGGTTTCGGCATCGCGGCTGGCACTGCTGCAGTCCGAACGCAAGGCCGTCGAGCAGCGCATTGAAGAAGTCGAACGCGGCGAGTTCGCTGTGCTCGACGCGGAGACGGCAAAGGAGCGGGTCGCCGAGACGCTCGGCCTGGCGCAGGAGATACCCGTGGATTTCGCCCGGGTGCGGTCGACCATCGAAGAATTGAGCCGGGACCTCCGGGCCAAAATCCTTGACGACACCGCTGAGGGCGGTGCGACGTTGAGCAACGTTTTTCGCGGGGTTGATCTGTTGGCGGACTCAGAAGCCGGACGTTCCGTGAACGGCTTCTACGACGTGATCCTCGATGCCGAACAGTCGACCCGTCTTCAGGAAGCGATCACCGCCATCCTGTCACGGGACTTCGCAGCCGAGTTGACCCCTCAGACGCGTACGGACCTGAGCACTCTCCTCACCCGGCTGGAGAACGAAGCAGCCACGGTACGCCAGACCATGATCCTGCTATCGCGATCGCTGCGACATTTCGTGCTCTCGCGCCAATACGAAGAACATCGGCGGCTCCGCCAACTGATTCAGCGCTGCCAGTCGCTGGCTGTTCGAGTGAGTGCACAGCACCGACCCGAGAAGTCAATGAACTTGGAACTCACCAGAATTGGCATGCAGGTTCGTTCGATCGCCGCCCTCAAGCTGCACAACCCGGGCGAAGGCCGGGTGCCTACGGAGTTCGATCGGCATGACACCGACGAGGTCGACTTCGCCGAACTCGCTGCGCAGGCACATGAATCCGACATCGATTTCGAGGAACTCCGCAGCAACATCGTCGCCAGCCTCAGCCGGTCGGCTGGACCGGTCACCGCAGGGCAGGTCCTGGCCGAGTTCCCTGCCACCCAGGGCCTCGCCAGCATCGTCGGCCTGATGGTTCTCGGCGCTGAGCACGGTGCCGTCTCCGCCGACACCAGCGAACGGGTCGCCATGGACCGACGCACCGTTGTGCTTCCGACCATCACCTTCAGCCCCGATGCATTCGAGGATCACCGGTGAATCCCGAAGAGACCTTTCCGTTCGAGGCAAAGCGTGCGCTGGTCCAACTGCTCCGCGGTCCGGTGGTGACGCATGATGCGCATCGACAGCAATGGTCGGCAATTCTCGCCCACCGCAGCGAAATCGAACGCCGACTGGCCGACGTGTTCCTCGACCTCGTCCTCGACGAGGACGACGGCATCGCGTTCACCCGGCCGCAGCCCGCACCCGATGACCCCAAATTCGCTCCACCGCAGGTACTTCGGACAGAGACGCTGACCTTCATGGACACGCTGGTGGTACTCGCGTTGCGCTACCAGTTGCTCGTGGCACCGCCTGGACAACGGGTGATCGTCGATTACGACGACATCGCCGCCGACATGGAGCCCTACCGCGGGCGCTACACCACCGATGCGGGCGGCTTCCGGAAGCGGATCAACGCGTCATGGGAAAAGATGAAGAAGTACTCGCTGATCGCCGCCGCTGACACCGCGGGCCGGTTCGAAGTATCGCCCGTGCTCCGTCAGTTGTTCGACGCGGACGAGGTTGCCCTGGTCGAGGCGGAGTACCAGCGGCTCTTGGACGCCGGTAGCGACCAGGACTCCGATACCGAGGCCGACGATGAGTGAGGACGTGTTCCGGCATGGTCAGCACCGCCTGGCACGTGTTCAGCTGTTCAATTGGGGCACCTATGACGGCTATCACGACCTGTCCGTGGCGCGCCGGGGCTTCCTGATCACCGGTCCCTCGGGCTCGGGTAAGTCCACGTTGTTGGACGCGATCTCCACGGTGTTGGTGCCCCCGACGAAGCTCAGTTTCAATGCGGCCGCGCAGGGCCGCGGCCGCACCGTGGCCTCCTATATCCGAGGTGCGTATGCGCGCGGATCCGACACGGACACCCGCGAATTGCGGTCGCGCTACCTGCGGGAAGGTGCGACCTGGAGCGCCGTCGGGTTGACGATGGCCACTGCCGATCCTGATGGGGATACCGTCACCACCTTGGTCGCGCTGTTCCACCTCAAACGCGGCAGCAATGATCTTGGCGAATCGGGCCGCGCGTTCCTGCTTTTCGACCACGACCTGGACATCACCGAACTCAGACACGTGGTGTCTGACGGCATCGACGTCCGCGGGTTGAAGAAGCGCTGGCCCGATGTTCTCTACAACAAGAGCTACCCCCAGTTTGGTCAGCGGCTCCGTGCCCGGTTGGGAATCGCCGACGAGAACGCGCAACTGTTGCTGCACCGGGCGATGTCTGCCAAAGGGCTCGACAGCCTCGACCGGCTGTTCCGCGAC
Proteins encoded in this region:
- a CDS encoding type II toxin-antitoxin system VapC family toxin is translated as MTSQQVTAIDTSVAVPLLVSSHPQHVAVSQWAMGRRLGLSGHALAETYSVLTRLPGDARVDPADAVALIDDNFPEPLQLGADTGRGAHHEFARCGVAGGATYDGLVALAAREHGAVLVTRDARAKATYDALGVNAEVLAGA
- a CDS encoding AbrB/MazE/SpoVT family DNA-binding domain-containing protein, with the translated sequence MEAVIDSGGRILVPKQLRDALGLTPGSTVDISAYGPGLQIVPGGRSARLVRNKDGRLVANADTVVTDEMMFALIDSGRR
- a CDS encoding DUF3375 domain-containing protein yields the protein MAITSAVLRFRRLQQEAPEWSLLRARNAGLIIAVVQDYFPPERRIRPAAEVVAELDHDLELLRETGAEFESTATGYVAAWVHDGYLVRRPGQTRGTETLVPSAAALNAAAVVNGIDAPQRAASASRLGSIAANLIALQRDSDPVSASRLALLQSERKAVEQRIEEVERGEFAVLDAETAKERVAETLGLAQEIPVDFARVRSTIEELSRDLRAKILDDTAEGGATLSNVFRGVDLLADSEAGRSVNGFYDVILDAEQSTRLQEAITAILSRDFAAELTPQTRTDLSTLLTRLENEAATVRQTMILLSRSLRHFVLSRQYEEHRRLRQLIQRCQSLAVRVSAQHRPEKSMNLELTRIGMQVRSIAALKLHNPGEGRVPTEFDRHDTDEVDFAELAAQAHESDIDFEELRSNIVASLSRSAGPVTAGQVLAEFPATQGLASIVGLMVLGAEHGAVSADTSERVAMDRRTVVLPTITFSPDAFEDHR
- a CDS encoding DUF4194 domain-containing protein codes for the protein MNPEETFPFEAKRALVQLLRGPVVTHDAHRQQWSAILAHRSEIERRLADVFLDLVLDEDDGIAFTRPQPAPDDPKFAPPQVLRTETLTFMDTLVVLALRYQLLVAPPGQRVIVDYDDIAADMEPYRGRYTTDAGGFRKRINASWEKMKKYSLIAAADTAGRFEVSPVLRQLFDADEVALVEAEYQRLLDAGSDQDSDTEADDE